One Bombus fervidus isolate BK054 chromosome 5, iyBomFerv1, whole genome shotgun sequence DNA window includes the following coding sequences:
- the LOC139987581 gene encoding uncharacterized protein, protein MFSLDSNPTKLSENNENAVSRYTSGTCLSTNNVYLRIKPNSAKTNKEIYTVVGLKTLHVKKGENINKTFSFTRIFDSEYSQADLFCQSVRHQVISFLLGESSTILTYGASNSGKTYTLYGSTDSPGVIPRAIEFLFSTINCTLAPWYKISDDNRIVCLDEHERNSEIYNKTNLINPNVIAKEEYTQARLSLNNSNPRIPELEEQDLWSDECMSSVWMSVAEIYNNNVYDLLAIDDQERRPLKVTTRKDCSTYVNGLKFIHITTALEACQLLIFVRSRMAVISTAPNITNSQSHTILTLKLLKYEKENVPEEVRVSTLTFCDVAGSRKCKKGEGRDSGSTESRNINNSLLVLGRCLKFLRDSHPSNDNVTGPFRESKLTRILQKVLTGREKVSFIINIDIGIDSFPETLSALNFSAMAKKLGSEPGILKRNTFSMTTMTLKFPKSSTWTSATHSPRKVITVDFEEYETLKQQNKKLMEELSDIKAASNKKQIVSMKVSKEMQLENSFFDYRELQTKHAERMKRLEALKRENLNREFEIRQGLVDHYSTAIKQLESTWEKRTQDIEDERRYLLKWSVNQVETYFKERVDSIICNKKRKRDDDDNSNEIQPTYEELEVENAMITSEVVDLREMVRSLRTENELLNKDKDIYNFKFSLVNRRLKYVYELAEINFPELSFKVQNDASDPSRLMDELKRMFDEMADKIWYLKYDLNVASNNRVKITAKSMETEKMLWNTKIKLQETLNKVKDLESEKREKTNLIHNLQLQLRLLRKDLTDTRECEIEYDVKCAEKEDVRSLNRKYHSLSNEDFFCSDNSDNTELITQAHVDIKAERYFNDDTKNSLKNVSLNTVGSDLDRHTSKSNDSGNMKEDSGIDFSCRSQSINDSSTMEETKENYTQTASMFQHNNDECEQTKQLKTNHTNVEHYTEQEREMSLDRELSRDVSDLKSAIETLRRIADFNKVEVAEYRSKLLCCEEKAKELKEENEKLIKIVEIDSRKYNERINELTQELLVKKEDDNRSLKQLETCLKKCASLEDQLSMLHLVHEQTLKSFANTQIEKSGKELSAKSLETSDKVTETRSDLFRVQQLQEKVNGLETVLEKCQEERNNYRERLQEHLETQSMLEMKLKWLSTEIRSRDDELVSLKTEFNNMALQNESNDERMKHLSGEIVRSNDSVRCMKEKLTYFEETRKNLEERLENEIVDPRSNLTNIIQKIYEQNKDREEKFHKLKLQVRENETEMDLLKKHRNDNIKKYECMVQHLRIEVEKKKEQLTKLQKLIFTNFTLRYHKLCNKRRSKSMVFQLQKLTICSKQDLKVSSVDRITNDKELSPSIYECTIDNPRDVHFPNSQLSARNEEFDTKSAYGTEEFCPVRRS, encoded by the coding sequence ATGTTCTCTTTAGATTCGAATCCCACCAAGCTTTCagaaaataacgaaaacgCAGTATCCCGTTATACATCAGGAACTTGTTTATCTACGAACAACGTGTACCTTAGAATAAAACCGAACTCCGCAAAAACCAACAAAGAAATCTACACAGTGGTCGGTTTAAAGACGCTTCACGTAAAGAAAGGCGAGAACATAAATAAGACGTTCTCTTTTACAAGAATTTTCGATTCAGAGTACAGTCAAGCTGATTTATTTTGTCAAAGCGTACGGCATCAagtaatttcctttcttctcggTGAGAGTTCAACGATTCTAACATATGGAGCTTCTAACTCTGGAAAAACGTATACATTGTACGGATCAACGGATTCACCTGGTGTAATCCCTCGCgccatcgaatttttattttccacgaTTAACTGCACCTTGGCTCCTTGGTATAAAATCAGCGACGACAACAGAATTGTCTGTTTAGACGAGCACGAACGAAATTCTGAAATATACAACAAaacgaatttaataaatcCGAATGTAATCGCGAAGGAAGAATACACGCAGGCTCGGTTGTCTTTGAATAATTCGAACCCTCGAATTCCTGAATTGGAAGAACAAGATCTTTGGAGTGACGAGTGCATGTCCTCTGTATGGATGTCCGTTGCAGAAATCTACAATAATAACGTGTACGATCTTCTAGCCATCGACGATCAGGAAAGGCGACCACTGAAAGTGACAACTCGAAAGGATTGTTCTACTTACGTGAATGGTTTAAAATTTATCCACATCACCACAGCATTGGAAGCTTGCCAGCTATTAATCTTCGTTCGATCTAGAATGGCTGTAATCTCTACAGCACCAAATATCACGAACTCACAGTCTCATACTATTTTGACATTAAAATTGCTGAAGTATGAGAAGGAGAACGTACCGGAAGAAGTTCGAGTTAGTACGTTAACATTTTGCGATGTGGCTGGTTCCAGAAAGTgtaaaaaaggagaaggaagAGACAGCGGATCAACAGAATCgaggaatataaataatagccTGCTGGTGCTTGGAAGATGTCTTAAATTTCTGCGTGACAGTCATCCGAGCAATGACAATGTAACTGGTCCTTTTAGAGAGTCGAAATTGACCAGGATTCTTCAGAAGGTTTTGACTGGTCGAGAGAAGGTCAGtttcattattaatatcgatattGGAATTGATTCTTTTCCAGAAACTTTGAGTGCTCTGAATTTCTCAGCAATGGCAAAGAAATTAGGTAGTGAACCAGGGATATTGAAACGAAACACGTTCTCTATGACGACGATGACGCTAAAGTTTCCAAAATCGTCCACGTGGACTTCTGCCACGCATAGTCCAAGAAAAGTCATCACTGTGGATTTCGAAGAATACGAAACCCTTAAGCAACAGAATAAGAAGTTGATGGAAGAACTGAGTGACATAAAAGCCGCCAGTAACAAGAAGCAGATCGTCTCGATGAAAGTTTCGAAAGAGATGCAATTGGAAAATTCGTTTTTCGATTACAGAGAGTTGCAAACGAAACACGCGGAACGGATGAAGCGTCTGGAAGCTTTAAAACGTGAGAACTTAAATCGAGAATTTGAGATAAGGCAGGGATTGGTAGATCACTATTCCACGGCTATCAAACAGCTAGAGTCAACTTGGGAGAAACGCACTCAGGATATCGAGGACGAGAGACGATACTTGTTGAAGTGGTCTGTGAACCAAGTAGAAACGTATTTTAAAGAACGTGTCGAtagtataatatgtaataaaaagagaaaaagggacgacgacgacaactcTAACGAAATTCAACCGACCTACGAGGAACTTGAAGTTGAAAATGCCATGATCACGTCGGAAGTGGTCGATTTAAGAGAAATGGTGCGCAGTCTGAGGACCGAGAACGAGTTACTgaataaagataaagatatatataacttCAAATTTTCGTTAGTTAATAGAAGACTCAAATACGTGTATGAATTagctgaaataaattttcctgaATTATCTTTCAAGGTGCAAAATGACGCGAGCGACCCCAGTCGGCTCATGGACGAATTGAAACGTATGTTTGACGAAATGGCAGACAAAATCTGGTATTTGAAATATGATTTGAATGTAGCATCCAATAATCGTGTAAAAATTACGGCGAAATCGATGGAAACAGAGAAAATGCTATGGAATACGAAAATCAAGTTGCAGGAGACGTTGAATAAAGTGAAAGACCTTGAAAgtgaaaaacgagaaaagacGAATCTTATTCACAATTTGCAACTTCAATTGCGGTTGTTGAGAAAAGACTTAACCGACACTCGAGAATGTGAGATCGAGTATGATGTGAAATGTGCTGAAAAGGAAGATGTCCGTAGCTTGAACCGAAAATATCATTCACTCAGCAACGAAGATTTCTTCTGTAGCGATAACAGCGATAATACCGAGTTAATAACGCAAGCTCACGTGGATATAAAAGCGGAACGATATTTTAATGACGATACTAAGAATTCACTGAAGAACGTTTCCTTAAATACTGTAGGCTCAGATTTGGATCGACATACTTCCAAATCCAACGACAGTGGCAATATGAAAGAAGATTCTGGTATCGATTTCAGTTGTAGAAGCCAGAGTATCAATGATAGTTCCACTatggaagaaacgaaagaaaattacacACAAACGGCTTCCATGTTCCAACATAACAATGATGAATGCGAACAAACCAAACAATTGAAGACTAATCATACGAATGTGGAACATTATACCGAGCAAGAACGAGAAATGTCGTTGGACAGAGAATTATCACGCGATGTGAGTGACCTAAAGTCGGCAATAGAGACTTTGAGGAGAATCGCAGATTTCAATAAAGTGGAAGTCGCGGAGTACAGAAGCAAATTACTATGTTGCGAAGAAAAAGCGAAGGAACTGAAAGAAGAGAACGAAAAACTGATAAAAATAGTAGAAATAGATTCGCGAAAGTACAACGAGCGGATCAACGAGTTGACTCAAGAGCTTCTGGTTAAGAAAGAGGACGATAATCGCAGTCTGAAGCAACTTGAGACTTGTTTGAAGAAGTGTGCCTCTCTCGAGGATCAATTGTCCATGCTTCATCTCGTTCACGAGCAAACGCTGAAATCGTTCGCGAATACACAAATCGAAAAATCTGGAAAGGAACTGTCGGCGAAGAGTTTGGAGACGAGCGACAAAGTGACAGAAACGCGGAGCGATCTGTTCAGGGTGCAGCAGCTGCAGGAGAAGGTTAACGGACTCGAAACTGTTCTCGAAAAGTGCCAGGAGGAGAGAAACAATTATCGCGAGCGATTGCAGGAACATTTAGAGACGCAGTCGATGCtggaaatgaaattgaagTGGCTGTCGACGGAAATTCGGAGCAGAGATGATGAGCTGGTCTCGTTGAAGACGGAATTCAACAACATGGCGCTGCAGAACGAATCTAACGATGAAAGAATGAAACATTTGAGCGGAgagatcgttcgatcgaacgacAGCGTGCGTTgcatgaaagaaaaattgacatATTTCGAAGAGACACGGAAGAATCTTGAAGAAAGATTGGAGAACGAAATCGTTGATCCTCGTTCGAATTTGACGAATATTATTCAGAAGATCTACGAGCAAAATAAAGATAGAGAAGAGAAATTTCATAAGTTAAAGTTACAAGTGCGTGAGAATGAGACAGAGATGGATTTGCTTAAGAAGCATAGAAATGATAACATAAAGAAGTACGAATGTATGGTACAGCATTTAAGAATAGAAGttgagaagaagaaggaacagCTGACTAAATtgcagaaattaatttttacgaatttcaCTTTGAGGTATCACAAGTTGTGTAATAAAAGACGAAGCAAATCCATGGTTTTTCAATTGCAGAAGCTAACTATTTGTAGTAAGCAAGATTTGAAAGTGTCGTCTGTCGATAGAATAACTAATGACAAAGAATTATCTCCGTCAATTTATGAATGCACGATTGATAATCCGCGTGATGTTCATTTCCCAAATTCACAATTATCAGCCAGAAATGAAGAGTTCGATACTAAAAGTGCGTATGGAACAGAAGAGTTTTGTCCAGTACGTCGTTCATAA